From a region of the Rhodococcus sp. 4CII genome:
- a CDS encoding ABC transporter ATP-binding protein, protein MLNALLTTYLRPYKRELTAVVLFQLVATAAALYLPSLNADLIDNGVTKGDTAYILSTGLTMLLVTVVQIICSIGSVFFGARAAMGFGRDVRRAVMHQVGSFSSREFGRFGAPSLITRNTNDVQQVQMLVVMSCTILVMAPIMCVGGVVMSIREDAGLAWILAVTVPVLALSMGFVISRMVPAFREMQTRIDGVNRVLREQITGIRVVRAFVRERSEMQRFGDANEQLTQTALRVGRLTAVMFPLVMVIANITSVAVIWFGGHEINSGTMQVGSLTAMLSYIMQILMSVMMASFIAMMAPRATVCAERIGEVLDTDSTVVPPTDAITVLENPGVVELRDAGFKFPGADEPVLRDISFRAEPGKTTAIIGGTGSGKTTLLSLIPRLIDATSGAVTVSDTDVRGIDLDVLRAGIGLVPQRPYLFSGTVATNLRYGKPDATDDELWRALEIAQAADFVRAMPEGLDTPIAQGGTTVSGGQRQRLAIARALVRRPSIYLFDDSFSALDLTTDARLRAALKPETSDACVIVVAQRVSTIVEAEQIVVLEDGAVVGIGTHDQLLETCPCYVEIVESQRSVQEAL, encoded by the coding sequence ATGTTGAATGCCCTGCTCACCACGTATCTCCGTCCGTACAAGCGGGAGCTCACCGCGGTCGTCCTGTTCCAGTTGGTCGCCACCGCCGCTGCCCTGTACCTGCCGAGCCTGAACGCCGATCTCATCGACAACGGTGTCACCAAGGGCGACACCGCGTACATCCTGTCGACCGGTCTCACGATGCTGCTCGTCACCGTCGTGCAGATCATCTGCTCGATCGGTTCGGTGTTCTTCGGCGCCCGCGCCGCAATGGGTTTCGGGCGCGACGTGCGCCGCGCCGTCATGCATCAGGTCGGGAGCTTCTCGTCCCGTGAGTTCGGCCGCTTCGGCGCGCCGTCCCTGATCACCCGCAACACGAACGACGTGCAGCAGGTACAGATGCTCGTCGTCATGAGCTGCACGATCCTCGTGATGGCGCCGATCATGTGCGTCGGCGGTGTCGTGATGTCGATCCGGGAGGACGCCGGGCTCGCCTGGATCCTGGCGGTCACCGTGCCGGTACTCGCGCTGTCCATGGGTTTCGTGATCTCACGGATGGTGCCCGCGTTCCGGGAGATGCAGACCCGCATCGACGGGGTCAACCGGGTGCTCCGTGAGCAGATCACCGGTATCCGGGTGGTGCGGGCGTTCGTCCGCGAACGCTCCGAGATGCAGCGGTTCGGCGACGCGAACGAGCAGCTCACCCAGACCGCCCTGCGGGTCGGCAGGCTGACTGCCGTGATGTTCCCCCTCGTGATGGTCATCGCGAACATCACCAGCGTCGCCGTCATCTGGTTCGGTGGTCACGAGATCAACAGCGGCACGATGCAGGTCGGCTCGCTCACCGCGATGCTCAGCTACATCATGCAGATCCTGATGTCGGTGATGATGGCTTCGTTCATCGCGATGATGGCGCCCCGCGCCACCGTCTGTGCCGAACGCATCGGCGAGGTACTCGACACCGATTCCACCGTGGTCCCGCCGACCGACGCGATCACCGTGCTGGAGAACCCCGGCGTGGTGGAACTGCGCGACGCCGGGTTCAAATTCCCCGGCGCCGACGAACCCGTGTTGCGCGACATCAGCTTCCGCGCCGAACCGGGCAAGACGACCGCGATCATCGGCGGCACCGGTTCCGGCAAGACGACGCTGCTGTCGCTGATCCCGCGCCTCATCGACGCGACATCGGGTGCGGTCACCGTGTCCGACACGGATGTGCGCGGCATCGACCTCGACGTCCTGCGGGCCGGCATCGGACTCGTTCCGCAGCGGCCCTACCTGTTCTCGGGCACCGTCGCCACCAACCTCCGGTACGGCAAACCCGACGCCACCGACGACGAACTGTGGCGGGCCCTGGAGATCGCGCAGGCCGCCGATTTCGTCCGCGCCATGCCAGAGGGTCTGGACACCCCGATCGCGCAGGGCGGCACCACCGTCTCCGGCGGTCAGCGGCAGCGGCTCGCCATTGCGCGGGCGCTGGTCCGTCGGCCGTCGATCTACCTGTTCGACGACTCCTTCTCCGCCCTCGATCTCACCACCGACGCCCGGCTGCGCGCGGCGCTGAAACCCGAGACGTCGGACGCGTGCGTCATCGTCGTCGCCCAGCGGGTCTCGACCATCGTGGAGGCCGAGCAGATCGTGGTCCTCGAGGACGGCGCGGTCGTCGGAATCGGAACGCACGACCAACTGCTCGAGACGTGTCCGTGTTACGTCGAGATCGTCGAGTCCCAACGATCGGTCCAGGAAGCACTATGA
- a CDS encoding MMPL family transporter codes for MATYLYRIGRFAYRRKGAVLSVWLVILVLMGVGAATLSGPTKDSFSIPGTPAQQAQDLMAERFPEAAGSDPMNAVSARYVFAAPEGQTLASEQSRQAMDAVLTKVRGIEQVQDAAKVDPATASGADATKALVNPVTANDQLVEMAKSTAADKGISEQTAVANAQALSPLNADKTVGYVEVPFTGTVADVDQALRDQIASAADAGRNAGLTVEISGSVVNEAAPPGGATELVGIGVAAVVLALTFGSLVAAGLPLITAIIGIMIGSLGITVATGFTDLSSMTPTLAIMIGLAVAIDYSLFIVSRFRHELTLTDDRSEAAGRAVGTAGSAVVFAGLTVIIALIALRVVGIPFLSDMGAAAAFTVFIAVSIALTLLPAILGLFGKKAFAGKIPFLSSRDLEDDEGKPSLALRFISAVVRRPAIPLIAGVVVLGALAVPAAGLSLALPSEGTGDPATSSRQAYDLVSDGFGPGKNGPLLVVVDARDITTGTPSEAFGEVVKTITAQDDVANAQVVGMNKAGDTAQILVTPSSAPSDPATMDLVDNIRGAEGALHDSIGVNYGVTGQTALEGDVSETLQDALIPYLAVVVGLAFLLLLLVFRSLLVPLTATLGFLLSVAATFGATVAVFQEGWGGIISNPQPIVSFMPIFLIGVVFGLAMDYQVFLVTRMREEYVHGATAKQAVTVGFNHGARVVSAAAVIMISVFAAFIAEPNSFIKSIGFALAAAVFFDAFVVRMVIIPSVMALLGDKAWWLPTWLDKILPNVDIEGEKLKKVLDDADEPLQPVR; via the coding sequence GTGGCCACCTATCTCTATCGGATCGGCCGATTCGCCTACCGGCGAAAAGGCGCGGTCCTCAGCGTCTGGCTGGTGATCCTGGTCCTCATGGGCGTCGGGGCGGCCACGCTGTCCGGACCCACCAAGGACTCGTTCTCCATCCCGGGCACTCCCGCGCAGCAAGCGCAGGACCTCATGGCCGAACGCTTCCCCGAAGCCGCGGGCAGCGATCCGATGAACGCGGTCAGCGCGCGCTACGTGTTCGCCGCACCCGAGGGGCAGACTCTCGCGAGCGAGCAGAGTCGGCAGGCGATGGACGCCGTTCTCACCAAGGTCCGTGGCATCGAGCAGGTCCAGGACGCGGCCAAGGTGGATCCCGCCACCGCATCGGGCGCCGACGCCACGAAGGCGCTGGTCAACCCCGTCACCGCGAACGACCAGCTCGTCGAGATGGCGAAGTCCACCGCGGCCGACAAGGGCATCAGCGAGCAGACGGCCGTCGCGAACGCGCAGGCGCTGTCTCCGCTCAACGCGGACAAGACCGTCGGCTACGTCGAAGTGCCGTTCACGGGCACCGTGGCTGACGTCGACCAGGCGCTGCGCGACCAGATCGCCTCCGCGGCCGACGCCGGCCGCAATGCGGGTCTCACCGTCGAGATCAGCGGTTCCGTCGTCAACGAAGCAGCACCGCCGGGCGGCGCCACCGAACTCGTCGGCATCGGCGTGGCCGCTGTCGTCCTCGCGCTGACGTTCGGTTCGCTCGTCGCCGCGGGTCTGCCCCTGATCACCGCGATCATCGGCATCATGATCGGCAGCCTCGGCATCACCGTCGCCACCGGATTCACCGATCTCAGCTCGATGACACCCACGCTGGCCATCATGATCGGCCTGGCCGTCGCCATCGACTACTCCCTGTTCATCGTGTCCCGGTTCCGGCACGAACTCACCCTCACGGACGACCGCTCCGAAGCGGCCGGACGTGCCGTCGGAACCGCAGGATCCGCCGTGGTGTTCGCCGGTCTCACCGTCATCATCGCGCTGATCGCCCTGCGCGTCGTCGGGATCCCGTTCCTCTCCGACATGGGCGCGGCCGCCGCGTTCACGGTGTTCATCGCCGTGTCCATCGCGCTGACCCTGCTGCCCGCGATCCTCGGGCTGTTCGGGAAGAAGGCGTTCGCCGGCAAGATCCCGTTCCTCAGCAGTCGGGACCTCGAGGACGACGAGGGCAAGCCGAGCCTCGCGCTGCGCTTCATCAGCGCCGTGGTCCGCAGGCCCGCGATCCCGCTGATCGCCGGAGTCGTCGTGCTCGGCGCGCTCGCCGTCCCCGCCGCCGGCCTGAGCCTGGCCCTGCCGAGCGAGGGCACCGGCGACCCCGCCACCAGCTCCCGGCAGGCGTACGACCTGGTGAGCGACGGCTTCGGCCCCGGCAAGAACGGCCCGCTGCTCGTCGTCGTCGACGCCAGGGACATCACCACCGGAACGCCGTCGGAGGCGTTCGGTGAGGTCGTGAAGACCATCACCGCGCAGGACGACGTGGCCAACGCCCAGGTCGTCGGCATGAACAAGGCCGGCGACACCGCGCAGATCCTGGTGACGCCGAGCAGTGCCCCGAGCGATCCCGCAACCATGGACCTCGTCGACAACATCCGCGGGGCCGAGGGCGCCCTCCACGACTCGATCGGCGTCAATTACGGCGTCACCGGGCAGACCGCGCTCGAAGGCGACGTGTCCGAGACCCTGCAGGACGCGCTGATCCCGTACCTCGCGGTGGTCGTGGGCCTGGCGTTCCTCCTGCTCCTGCTGGTGTTCCGCTCGCTGCTCGTGCCGCTGACCGCCACGCTCGGCTTCCTCCTCAGCGTCGCGGCCACCTTCGGCGCCACTGTCGCCGTGTTCCAGGAAGGCTGGGGCGGCATCATCTCCAACCCGCAGCCGATCGTCAGCTTCATGCCGATCTTCCTGATCGGTGTCGTGTTCGGTCTCGCGATGGACTACCAGGTGTTCCTGGTGACCCGGATGCGGGAGGAATACGTCCACGGCGCCACCGCGAAGCAGGCCGTCACCGTCGGCTTCAACCACGGCGCCCGGGTGGTCAGTGCCGCCGCCGTCATCATGATCTCGGTGTTCGCGGCCTTCATCGCCGAACCGAACTCGTTCATCAAGTCGATCGGCTTCGCTCTGGCAGCGGCCGTATTCTTTGACGCTTTCGTTGTCCGCATGGTCATCATCCCGTCCGTGATGGCACTGCTCGGCGACAAGGCCTGGTGGCTGCCGACGTGGCTGGACAAGATCCTGCCCAACGTCGACATCGAGGGCGAGAAGCTGAAAAAGGTGCTGGACGACGCGGACGAGCCGCTGCAACCCGTCCGATAG
- a CDS encoding TetR/AcrR family transcriptional regulator, translating into MISEIGLRDRKKAATRAALSGAAARLARALGIECVTADAIASEAGVSTRTFHNYFSSKEEAVLAHFEESVHDWVNLLRARPEDEPIWDSLEHVVVQIVTAPGKPLEETAVMMELVESSPALLAKKLEVHLRVTRLIGEVIAERTGTNIDTDLYPNLLHMAVGSACKASIDLWRSGKTGASGPEELVRDAMRQLRQGIPQP; encoded by the coding sequence GTGATTTCGGAAATCGGACTGCGGGACCGCAAGAAAGCCGCCACGCGCGCGGCCCTCAGCGGTGCCGCCGCACGCCTGGCCCGGGCGCTGGGCATCGAATGCGTCACCGCCGACGCCATCGCATCCGAGGCGGGGGTCTCGACTCGGACGTTCCACAACTACTTCTCCAGCAAGGAGGAGGCGGTACTGGCCCACTTCGAGGAGTCCGTCCACGACTGGGTGAACCTCCTCCGCGCGCGCCCCGAGGACGAGCCGATCTGGGATTCCCTCGAGCACGTGGTGGTCCAGATCGTCACCGCTCCCGGGAAGCCGCTCGAAGAGACCGCCGTGATGATGGAACTCGTCGAGTCCAGTCCCGCGCTGCTCGCGAAGAAGCTCGAAGTGCACCTCCGGGTGACGCGCCTCATCGGCGAAGTCATCGCCGAACGCACCGGCACGAACATCGACACCGACCTCTACCCCAACCTGCTGCACATGGCGGTCGGATCGGCGTGCAAGGCGTCGATCGACCTGTGGCGCAGCGGCAAGACCGGCGCGAGCGGACCCGAAGAACTGGTCCGCGACGCCATGCGCCAACTCCGGCAAGGAATCCCGCAGCCGTAG
- a CDS encoding class I SAM-dependent methyltransferase, whose product MSDPTAPLSFRADEIDRAALDQLASVLDLQAARPGIRRLREWSHAALQVQPGDSALDIGSGTGSETRALAAAVTASGRAIGLDPNPGMALLARERTEEEGSTAQFVVGDAYALPFPDERLDVARSERVFQHLSEPERAAGEVARVLRRGGRAVIVDSDWGTAIMHPGEPEMLHRIMGVMLSHTANPHSGRRLPGQLTAAGLVVEDVGTEALIQDPDDATGPLVQIMTAAAVAEGAITEAERVELLERLTAAARIGDFHMSVTMFAYLVRKP is encoded by the coding sequence ATGTCCGATCCGACGGCGCCGCTGTCGTTCCGGGCGGACGAGATCGACCGCGCCGCACTGGACCAACTCGCCTCCGTTCTCGACCTGCAGGCCGCGCGCCCGGGCATCCGGCGACTGCGCGAGTGGTCGCACGCCGCACTGCAGGTGCAGCCGGGCGACAGCGCCCTCGACATCGGTTCGGGCACCGGATCGGAGACACGAGCCCTCGCCGCGGCGGTCACCGCGTCGGGTCGCGCGATCGGACTCGACCCGAACCCCGGGATGGCGCTCCTCGCCCGTGAGCGGACCGAGGAGGAGGGCTCGACCGCGCAGTTCGTCGTCGGCGACGCCTACGCGCTGCCCTTCCCCGACGAACGCCTCGACGTGGCCCGGAGCGAGCGCGTCTTCCAGCACCTGAGCGAACCGGAGCGTGCAGCGGGGGAAGTGGCACGGGTCCTCCGGCGGGGCGGCCGGGCTGTCATCGTCGACAGCGACTGGGGGACGGCGATCATGCACCCCGGCGAACCGGAGATGCTGCACCGGATCATGGGCGTGATGCTCTCGCACACCGCGAACCCGCACTCCGGACGCCGGCTCCCGGGGCAGCTCACGGCCGCCGGACTCGTCGTCGAGGACGTCGGCACGGAGGCGCTGATCCAGGACCCGGACGATGCGACCGGCCCGCTCGTCCAGATTATGACCGCCGCCGCCGTCGCGGAGGGTGCAATCACCGAGGCGGAGCGCGTCGAGTTGCTCGAGCGGCTGACCGCCGCCGCCCGCATCGGCGACTTCCACATGTCGGTGACGATGTTCGCCTACCTCGTACGCAAACCCTGA
- a CDS encoding aromatic ring-hydroxylating dioxygenase subunit alpha, with product MSTIARNQWYVAAYGREVGRDLLSRTICEEPILFWRTEAGEAVAMSDRCVHRRYPLSEAPSRLDGDTVVCGYHGFTYGSDGGCVFVPGQKRVPRTARLKQYQVVEQDSFMWVWIADPENPEQGDPTRIPRAPWMDSPDYTVVSGMEPIDCNYGLLVDNLMDLSHETYLHGGYIGTPEVAETPITTEVDEDRNVIYVSRHMDDAECPPFYSTSTGIEGRITRWQDIEYTPPCLYLLHSRIAPIGAPLPGENGIDPHAFHSEIVYAITPSTENSTLDFWAVARDFALGDDDVTTFLAENNRTVVMQDVVALNVLQRALDTEQAGYQELSINIDAGGLGARRLLKKLVDNSRTTVPAS from the coding sequence ATGTCCACGATCGCCCGCAACCAGTGGTACGTCGCAGCGTACGGCCGCGAGGTCGGACGCGACCTGCTCTCGCGCACCATCTGCGAGGAGCCGATCCTGTTCTGGCGCACCGAGGCCGGCGAGGCCGTCGCGATGAGCGACCGGTGCGTGCACCGCCGCTACCCGCTGTCCGAGGCGCCGAGCCGGCTCGACGGCGACACCGTGGTCTGCGGCTATCACGGGTTCACCTACGGCAGCGACGGCGGCTGCGTGTTCGTCCCGGGCCAGAAACGCGTCCCCCGCACCGCCCGGCTGAAGCAGTACCAGGTGGTCGAGCAGGACTCGTTCATGTGGGTCTGGATCGCCGACCCGGAGAACCCCGAACAGGGCGACCCCACCCGCATCCCCCGCGCGCCGTGGATGGACTCCCCCGACTACACCGTCGTGTCCGGGATGGAACCGATCGACTGCAACTACGGCCTGCTCGTCGACAATCTGATGGACCTGTCGCACGAGACGTACCTGCACGGCGGCTACATCGGCACCCCCGAGGTGGCCGAAACCCCGATCACCACCGAGGTCGACGAGGACCGGAACGTCATCTACGTGTCCCGGCACATGGACGACGCCGAGTGCCCGCCGTTCTACTCGACGTCCACCGGCATCGAGGGACGCATCACCCGCTGGCAGGACATCGAGTACACGCCGCCGTGCCTGTACCTGCTGCACAGCCGCATCGCCCCGATCGGGGCACCGCTGCCCGGCGAAAACGGCATTGACCCGCACGCCTTCCACAGCGAGATCGTCTACGCGATCACCCCATCCACCGAGAATTCCACCCTCGACTTCTGGGCCGTGGCCCGCGACTTCGCGCTCGGCGACGACGACGTCACCACGTTCCTCGCCGAGAACAACCGGACCGTCGTGATGCAGGACGTCGTGGCGCTCAACGTTCTGCAGCGGGCACTCGACACCGAGCAGGCCGGCTACCAGGAGTTGTCGATCAACATCGACGCCGGCGGCCTCGGCGCACGCCGGCTGCTGAAGAAGCTGGTGGACAACTCCCGCACGACGGTGCCCGCGTCATGA
- a CDS encoding PDR/VanB family oxidoreductase, which translates to MPPEPVLELQLTARTTGADGVVVLEFRDPSGADLPAWTPGAHIDLLLTPELTRQYSLCGNPADTGTWRVAVLREAMGRGGSQFVHDKLTVGDTVTVRGPRNHFELEPSPRYLFIAGGIGITPILTMAQAADDAGADWTLVYGGRSRGSMAFADTLAARFGDRLVVYPEDEHGLIDLPGLLGEVRENTLVYCCGPAPLLDAVTGHCDGWPSGALHLERFAAKDLDAPVRSEGFEVELTLSGKTVAVAPDQTILQAVTAAGVQVLSSCEEGTCGTCETAVLGGTVEHRDSLLTADEQAADDTMMICVSRATCPRLILEL; encoded by the coding sequence ATGCCACCCGAACCCGTACTCGAGCTGCAACTGACCGCCAGGACCACCGGCGCCGACGGCGTCGTCGTCCTCGAATTCCGCGACCCGTCCGGCGCCGACCTGCCGGCGTGGACGCCCGGCGCGCACATCGATCTGCTGCTCACCCCCGAGCTCACCCGCCAGTACTCGCTGTGCGGCAACCCGGCCGACACCGGCACGTGGCGGGTCGCGGTGCTGCGGGAGGCGATGGGCCGCGGCGGTTCCCAGTTCGTGCACGACAAGCTGACCGTGGGCGACACTGTCACCGTCCGCGGGCCGCGCAATCATTTCGAACTCGAGCCGTCACCGCGGTACCTGTTCATCGCGGGCGGCATCGGGATCACCCCGATCCTCACCATGGCGCAGGCGGCGGACGACGCCGGCGCCGACTGGACCCTCGTCTACGGCGGACGCAGCCGCGGTTCGATGGCGTTCGCCGACACGCTCGCCGCGCGCTTCGGCGACCGACTCGTGGTCTACCCCGAGGACGAACACGGCCTGATCGACCTGCCCGGGTTGCTCGGCGAGGTTCGCGAGAACACGCTCGTGTACTGCTGCGGGCCCGCGCCGCTGCTCGACGCCGTCACCGGTCACTGCGACGGCTGGCCCTCCGGCGCCCTGCACCTCGAGCGCTTCGCGGCCAAGGACCTCGACGCGCCGGTTCGGTCGGAGGGGTTCGAGGTGGAGTTGACGCTCAGCGGCAAGACGGTCGCCGTCGCCCCCGATCAGACGATCCTGCAGGCCGTCACGGCCGCCGGCGTGCAGGTGCTCTCGTCCTGCGAGGAAGGGACCTGCGGAACCTGCGAGACGGCCGTCCTCGGCGGCACCGTCGAGCACCGGGATTCCCTGCTCACCGCGGACGAGCAGGCCGCCGACGACACTATGATGATCTGCGTCTCGCGGGCGACCTGCCCGCGCCTGATCCTGGAACTGTGA
- a CDS encoding IclR family transcriptional regulator: MAITGSVTIRSLRLLELFTPSAPRLTLSDLSRKSGYPLSTVHRLTSDLIEWGALERDSSGRFTVGLKLWEIASLAPRGTMLRELAMPVMEDLSQITRENVQLGICEGTEVVFVERIAGQKAVPVHTRVGGRFPLTASGIGLALLAYMPADVQEQVLAGPIEKFTDRTVTDPVVLRRTLAEIRRSEVAISDRQVTLDAVSVAAPIFERPGTAVAAVSLVVSAETASVNALVPLVRAAGRTISRALRPRPPS; the protein is encoded by the coding sequence ATGGCGATCACCGGATCGGTGACCATCCGCTCGCTGCGTCTCCTCGAACTGTTCACCCCGTCGGCTCCGCGGCTGACCCTCAGCGACCTGTCGCGGAAGTCCGGGTACCCGCTGAGCACCGTGCACCGGCTGACCAGCGACCTCATCGAATGGGGCGCCCTCGAGCGGGACAGCAGCGGGCGCTTCACCGTCGGACTCAAGCTGTGGGAGATCGCCTCGCTCGCACCGCGCGGCACGATGCTCCGCGAGCTGGCGATGCCGGTCATGGAGGACCTCTCGCAGATCACCCGCGAGAACGTCCAACTCGGAATCTGTGAGGGCACGGAGGTCGTGTTCGTCGAACGCATCGCCGGGCAGAAGGCCGTCCCCGTGCACACCCGCGTCGGCGGCAGGTTCCCGCTGACGGCGTCCGGCATCGGCCTCGCCCTGCTCGCGTACATGCCCGCCGACGTGCAGGAGCAGGTGCTGGCCGGGCCGATCGAGAAGTTCACCGACCGGACCGTCACCGACCCCGTCGTCCTGCGGCGGACGCTCGCCGAGATCCGCCGGTCCGAAGTCGCGATCAGCGATCGTCAGGTGACCCTGGACGCCGTCTCCGTCGCCGCACCGATCTTCGAACGCCCCGGAACCGCCGTCGCGGCCGTGTCGCTGGTGGTGTCGGCGGAGACCGCCTCGGTGAATGCACTGGTCCCGCTGGTGCGCGCCGCAGGCCGGACCATCAGCCGCGCGCTGCGGCCTCGTCCGCCGTCGTAG
- a CDS encoding Rrf2 family transcriptional regulator has translation MHITAKVDYAVRTLIELAAAGPSPSKAEFLAQSQTIPHKFLEAVLADLRRGGLVNSRRGPDGGYWLARPAEDITIADVIRTVEGPLASVRGERPEDVDYSGPAAKLQDVWIAVRVNLRAVLENVSLADVANEQLPDFLSTLTSDPGAWERRTPPATTADEAAARG, from the coding sequence GTGCACATCACCGCCAAGGTGGACTACGCCGTGCGGACGCTGATCGAACTGGCCGCTGCCGGGCCGTCCCCGTCCAAGGCCGAGTTCCTGGCACAGTCGCAGACCATCCCGCACAAGTTCCTCGAGGCCGTGCTCGCCGACCTCCGGCGTGGGGGTCTGGTGAACAGCCGGCGCGGACCCGACGGCGGCTACTGGCTCGCCCGTCCCGCCGAGGACATCACGATCGCCGACGTGATCCGGACCGTCGAGGGTCCGCTGGCGTCGGTCCGGGGTGAGCGGCCCGAGGACGTCGACTACAGCGGTCCGGCCGCCAAACTGCAGGACGTGTGGATCGCGGTGCGGGTGAACCTGCGTGCCGTGCTCGAGAACGTGAGCCTGGCGGATGTGGCGAACGAGCAGCTGCCGGACTTCCTCTCCACGCTGACGTCCGACCCGGGCGCCTGGGAGCGTCGGACCCCGCCGGCTACGACGGCGGACGAGGCCGCAGCGCGCGGCTGA
- a CDS encoding sterol desaturase family protein has translation MWDTVTSAWNSALLTPLHEPVTLAIPAFVLFLVIEWCAARHLEDAATDPDGRSLPVRGGYERRDARASVAMGAVSILTTTFWKLLALIGYSAIWVYLAPWHLPADAWYTWVILILGVDVLFYTYHRMSHRIRLIWATHQAHHSSEYFNFSTALRQKWNNSAEILMWIPLPLIGIPPWMVFIGFSVNLVYQFFVHTERIDKLPRPVEFVFNTPSHHRVHHGCDPEYLDRNYAGILIVWDRMFGTFQPETHRPTYGLTTPVGTYNIWTLQIHEYAAIARDWRRAPSWRDKLGYAFGPPGWAPSGPRKAHQEVDRAVAVHGHEAQ, from the coding sequence ATGTGGGACACCGTGACGTCGGCCTGGAACTCGGCGCTGCTGACGCCCCTGCACGAACCGGTGACGCTGGCCATCCCGGCGTTCGTCCTGTTCCTGGTCATCGAATGGTGCGCGGCGCGGCACCTCGAGGATGCGGCCACCGACCCCGACGGCCGGTCCCTCCCCGTCCGGGGCGGTTACGAACGTCGTGACGCGCGAGCCAGCGTCGCAATGGGCGCCGTGTCGATCCTGACGACCACGTTCTGGAAACTTCTCGCCCTGATCGGATACTCCGCCATCTGGGTGTACCTCGCGCCGTGGCATCTGCCCGCCGACGCCTGGTACACGTGGGTGATCCTCATCCTCGGCGTCGACGTGCTGTTCTACACCTACCACCGGATGTCGCACCGCATCCGGCTGATCTGGGCCACCCACCAGGCCCACCACTCGAGCGAGTACTTCAACTTCTCCACCGCGCTGCGGCAGAAGTGGAACAACAGCGCCGAGATCCTGATGTGGATTCCCCTGCCGCTGATCGGCATTCCCCCGTGGATGGTGTTCATCGGGTTCTCCGTGAACCTCGTCTACCAATTCTTCGTCCACACCGAGCGCATCGACAAGCTGCCCCGGCCCGTCGAATTCGTGTTCAACACGCCCTCGCACCACCGCGTCCACCACGGCTGCGACCCCGAATACCTCGACCGCAACTACGCGGGCATCCTCATCGTGTGGGACCGGATGTTCGGCACGTTCCAACCCGAAACCCACCGCCCCACCTACGGACTCACCACGCCCGTCGGCACCTACAACATCTGGACGCTGCAAATCCACGAGTACGCCGCCATCGCGCGGGACTGGCGCCGGGCACCGTCGTGGCGCGACAAACTGGGGTACGCCTTCGGGCCGCCCGGGTGGGCGCCGTCAGGACCGCGAAAGGCTCACCAGGAAGTCGACCGTGCCGTTGCCGTCCACGGTCACGAAGCCCAGTGA
- a CDS encoding YceI family protein: protein MKKLWWLVGAVVVVVVAVLVGPWFYGQFIAEDDAPAASVSTEGAQAATGSVDGQWTVTPGEGSNQTAAGYTVHEILNGASVTVVGSTGDVTGTATVEDEKLTAGEVTVQVATIATDQSRRDGQFRGNVMDTATFPTATFTVDAPVDLSALPADGSVGTVTAQGTLTLKGQSRPVSVDIDVLRSGDDLITSGSIPVTWTDFGVTPPSLGFVTVDGNGTVDFLVSLSRS, encoded by the coding sequence ATGAAGAAACTGTGGTGGTTGGTCGGCGCAGTTGTCGTTGTGGTGGTCGCGGTGCTGGTGGGACCGTGGTTCTACGGCCAGTTCATCGCAGAGGACGACGCTCCGGCGGCCTCGGTGTCCACCGAGGGCGCGCAGGCGGCCACCGGGTCGGTCGACGGGCAGTGGACCGTCACACCGGGTGAGGGGTCCAACCAGACCGCGGCGGGGTACACCGTCCACGAGATCCTCAACGGCGCGAGCGTCACCGTGGTCGGGTCGACCGGCGACGTCACCGGCACCGCGACCGTCGAGGACGAGAAACTCACCGCAGGTGAGGTGACGGTGCAGGTGGCGACCATCGCAACCGATCAGTCTCGCCGCGACGGCCAGTTCCGCGGCAACGTCATGGACACCGCCACGTTCCCGACCGCCACGTTCACCGTCGACGCCCCGGTCGACCTGTCGGCGCTGCCGGCGGACGGTTCGGTGGGAACGGTCACCGCTCAGGGCACGCTGACCCTCAAGGGGCAGTCGCGACCGGTGTCCGTCGACATCGACGTGCTGCGCTCCGGCGACGACCTCATTACGTCGGGCAGTATCCCGGTCACCTGGACGGATTTCGGTGTGACGCCGCCGTCACTGGGCTTCGTGACCGTGGACGGCAACGGCACGGTCGACTTCCTGGTGAGCCTTTCGCGGTCCTGA
- a CDS encoding CsbD family protein, translating into MGIADKASNKAEDLKGQAKEATGKATGDPDLRDEGKADQASSAVKDAGEKVKDAAKNLKDKLT; encoded by the coding sequence GTGGGAATCGCAGACAAAGCTTCGAACAAGGCAGAAGATCTGAAGGGCCAGGCCAAGGAAGCCACGGGCAAGGCGACGGGCGATCCGGACCTGCGCGACGAAGGCAAAGCAGATCAGGCCTCGTCGGCGGTGAAGGATGCCGGCGAGAAGGTCAAGGACGCCGCCAAGAACCTCAAGGACAAGCTCACGTAA